From the genome of Myripristis murdjan chromosome 22, fMyrMur1.1, whole genome shotgun sequence, one region includes:
- the LOC115380622 gene encoding alcohol dehydrogenase 1-like isoform X1 — translation MATAGKVIKCKAAVAWEPDKPLVIEEIEVAPPQANEIRVKIVATGLCHTDLYHLFEGKHNDGFPVVLGHEGAGIVESVGPGVTEFQPGDKVIPLFVYQCKECRFCKSPKTNLCEKGWSRLRYSVMSPEESRLTCRGKKVLQFMGTSTFSEYTVVNEMGLAKINPAAPLDKVCLLGCGICTGYGAAVNTAKVEPGSTCAVFGMGAVGLAAVMGCKAAGAKRIIAVDVNPEKFEKAKVFGATDFVNPKDHSKPISKVLEEMTNGGVDFSLECVGNVEVMRSALESCMQGWGVSVMVGWTDMADFSARPIQLIAGRTWKGTLFGGFKSKDGVPQMVNAYLDKKVKLDEFITHNLTLDQVNDAIEMMKHGQCIRTVMSVSPQ, via the exons GTTATCAAGTGCAAGGCGGCGGTGGCCTGGGAGCCTGACAAGCCTTTGGTGATTGAGGAGATTGAAGTAGCTCCTCCTCAGGCCAATGAGATCCGTGTCAAG ATCGTAGCGACTGGTCTGTGCCACACGGACCTGTACCACCTTTTTGAAGGAAAGCACAACGATGGTTTCCCAGTAGTCCTGGGCCATGAGGGAGCTGGCATTGTGGAGAGCGTTGGACCTGGGGTCACCGAATTCCAGCCAG gaGACAAAGTGATTCCACTGTTTGTCTACCAATGCAAAGAGTGTCGCTTCTGCAAGAGTCCTAAGACCAACCTGTGTGAAAAGGGATG GTCCAGACTTCGCTACAGTGTGATGTCGCCTGAAGAAAGCAGGTTGACCTGTAGGGGCAAGAAGGTGCTGCAGTTTATGGGAACCAGCACCTTCTCTGAGTACACTGTCGTCAACGAAATGGGTTTGGCTAAAATCAACCCTGCAGCCCCTCTGGACAAAGTCTGTCTCCTTGGCTGTGGGATCTGCACAGGATACGGAGCAGCTGTTAACACTGCCAAG GTGGAACCAGGCTCCACATGTGCTGTGTTTGGCATGGGAGCTGTGGGTTTGGCTGCGGTCATGGGCTGCAAGGCTGCAGGAGCCAAGAGGATTATTGCTGTGGACGTCAACCCGGAGAAGTTTGAGAAGGCCAAAGTGTTTGGTGCCACCGACTTTGTGAACCCAAAGGACCACAGCAAACCCATCAGCAAAGTGCTGGAGGAGATGACCAATGGAGGAGTGGACTTCTCCCTGGAATGTGTCGGGAATGTTGAAGTCATG CGCAGTGCCTTGGAGTCCTGTATGCAGGGCTGGGGTGTCAGCGTGATGGTTGGCTGGACAGACATGGCTGACTTTTCAGCCCGACCCATTCAGCTGATTGCTGGACGCACATGGAAGGGCACTCTGTTTGGAG GTTTTAAGAGTAAGGATGGCGTACCTCAGATGGTGAATGCCTACCTGGACAAGAAGGTGAAGCTGGATGAGTTCATCACTCACAACCTGACTTTGGATCAGGTCAACGATGCCATTGAAATGATGAAGCATGGCCAATG CATCCGGACAGTCATGAGCGTTTCTCCACAATGA
- the LOC115380624 gene encoding alcohol dehydrogenase class-3 chain L: MATAGKVIRCRAAVAWEAGKPLIIEEVEVAPPKAGEVRIKIVATGICHTDSYTLSGSDPEGVFPVVLGHEGAGIVESVGEGVTKFRTGDTVIPLYVPQCGECKFCKNPKTNLCQKIRLTQGKGLMPDGTTRFSCKGKNLFHFMGCSTFSEYTVVADISLAKVDPKAHLDKVCLLGCGITTGYGAALNTAKVEAGSTCAVFGLGALGLAAIMGCKAAGATRIIGIDINPDKFKTAQEFGATDMVNPKDHSKPIQEVLVEMTDGGVDYSFECVGNVGIMRAALEACHKGWGTSVIIGVAAAGQEISTRPFQLVTGRTWKGTAFGGYKSVESVPKLVEEYMNKKLKVDEFVTHTLPFEKVIDGFDLMHAGKCIRVVLKF; this comes from the exons ATGGCAACAGCTGGGAAG GTCATTCGATGCAGAGCTGCAGTGGCATGGGAGGCTGGGAAACCCCTCATCATAGAGGAAGTGGAGGTGGCACCACCCAAAGCTGGGGAGGTgcgcatcaag ATTGTGGCCACAGGGATCTGCCACACTGACTCCTACACATTGAGTGGTTCAGACCCTGAGGGAGTTTTCCCAGTAGTGCTGGGCCATGAAGGAGCTGGCATCGTGGAAAGTGTTGGAGAGGGAGTCACCAAGTTCCGAACAG GAGACACAGTCATACCCTTGTATGTCCCGCAGTGCGGAGAGTGCAAGTTCTGCAAGAATCCAAAAACCAACTTGTGCCAAAAGATAAG GCTAACCCAGGGCAAAGGCTTGATGCCAGATGGGACAACCCGTTTCTCCTGCAAGGGCAAAAACCTTTTCCACTTCATGGGTTGTAGCACTTTCTCTGAGTACACCGTGGTTGCTGACATCTCTCTGGCCAAGGTGGACCCAAAGGCTCATCTAGACAAGGTTTGTCTGCTGGGCTGTGGCATCACCACCGGCTACGGAGCAGCTCTCAACACTGCCAAG GTGGAGGCAGGGTCGACCTGTGCAGTATTTGGTCTCGGAGCATTGGGCCTCGCAGCGATCATGGGCTGTAAGGCGGCCGGGGCAACCAGGATAATTGGAATTGATATCAACCCTGACAAGTTTAAAACCGCTCAAGAGTTTGGAGCCACAGACATGGTGAACCCAAAGGACCACAGCAAGCCAATCCAAGAGGTTCTGGTTGAGATGACAGATGGCGGGGTGGACTATTCCTTTGAGTGCGTGGGCAATGTGGGGATCATG AGGGCGGCTCTGGAGGCCTGTCATAAGGGATGGGGGACCAGCGTCATCATCGGTGTGGCGGCAGCGGGACAAGAGATCTCCACCCGTCCCTTCCAGCTAGTGACAGGACGCACATGGAAAGGCACTGCGTTTGGAG GATACAAAAGTGTGGAGAGTGTTCCCAAACTGGTGGAGGAGTACATGAACAAGAAGCTGAAGGTGGATGAATTTGTTACACACACTCTACCCTTTGAGAAGGTCATTGATGGTTTTGATCTCATGCACGCTGGGAAATG CATTCGCGTCGTCCTCAAGTTCTAG
- the LOC115380622 gene encoding alcohol dehydrogenase 1-like isoform X2 encodes MATAGKVIKCKAAVAWEPDKPLVIEEIEVAPPQANEIRVKIVATGLCHTDLYHLFEGKHNDGFPVVLGHEGAGIVESVGPGVTEFQPGDKVIPLFVYQCKECRFCKSPKTNLCEKGWSRLRYSVMSPEESRLTCRGKKVLQFMGTSTFSEYTVVNEMGLAKINPAAPLDKVCLLGCGICTGYGAAVNTAKVEPGSTCAVFGMGAVGLAAVMGCKAAGAKRIIAVDVNPEKFEKAKVFGATDFVNPKDHSKPISKVLEEMTNGGVDFSLECVGNVEVMRSALESCMQGWGVSVMVGWTDMADFSARPIQLIAGRTWKGTLFGGFKSKDGVPQMVNAYLDKKVKLDEFITHNLTLDQVNDAIEMMKHGQCIRTVLSVSPQ; translated from the exons GTTATCAAGTGCAAGGCGGCGGTGGCCTGGGAGCCTGACAAGCCTTTGGTGATTGAGGAGATTGAAGTAGCTCCTCCTCAGGCCAATGAGATCCGTGTCAAG ATCGTAGCGACTGGTCTGTGCCACACGGACCTGTACCACCTTTTTGAAGGAAAGCACAACGATGGTTTCCCAGTAGTCCTGGGCCATGAGGGAGCTGGCATTGTGGAGAGCGTTGGACCTGGGGTCACCGAATTCCAGCCAG gaGACAAAGTGATTCCACTGTTTGTCTACCAATGCAAAGAGTGTCGCTTCTGCAAGAGTCCTAAGACCAACCTGTGTGAAAAGGGATG GTCCAGACTTCGCTACAGTGTGATGTCGCCTGAAGAAAGCAGGTTGACCTGTAGGGGCAAGAAGGTGCTGCAGTTTATGGGAACCAGCACCTTCTCTGAGTACACTGTCGTCAACGAAATGGGTTTGGCTAAAATCAACCCTGCAGCCCCTCTGGACAAAGTCTGTCTCCTTGGCTGTGGGATCTGCACAGGATACGGAGCAGCTGTTAACACTGCCAAG GTGGAACCAGGCTCCACATGTGCTGTGTTTGGCATGGGAGCTGTGGGTTTGGCTGCGGTCATGGGCTGCAAGGCTGCAGGAGCCAAGAGGATTATTGCTGTGGACGTCAACCCGGAGAAGTTTGAGAAGGCCAAAGTGTTTGGTGCCACCGACTTTGTGAACCCAAAGGACCACAGCAAACCCATCAGCAAAGTGCTGGAGGAGATGACCAATGGAGGAGTGGACTTCTCCCTGGAATGTGTCGGGAATGTTGAAGTCATG CGCAGTGCCTTGGAGTCCTGTATGCAGGGCTGGGGTGTCAGCGTGATGGTTGGCTGGACAGACATGGCTGACTTTTCAGCCCGACCCATTCAGCTGATTGCTGGACGCACATGGAAGGGCACTCTGTTTGGAG GTTTTAAGAGTAAGGATGGCGTACCTCAGATGGTGAATGCCTACCTGGACAAGAAGGTGAAGCTGGATGAGTTCATCACTCACAACCTGACTTTGGATCAGGTCAACGATGCCATTGAAATGATGAAGCATGGCCAATG CATCCGGACAGTCCTGAGCGTTTCTCCACAATGA
- the metap1 gene encoding methionine aminopeptidase 1, with protein MASTEARECETEGCSKEAKLQCPTCIKLGIQGSYFCSQECFKGSWGSHKLLHKKAKEDRSQNEPKNCVEKDINTDPWPGYRYTGKLRPHYPLTPMRPVPGDIQRPDYADHPRGMSESEQSLKGTSQIKILSPEDIEGMRVVCKLAREVLDIAAMMVKPGVTTEEIDHTVHLACTARNCYPSPLNYYNFPKSCCTSVNEVICHGIPDRRPLQEGDILNVDITVYHNGFHGDLNETFFVGDVDEGGKKLVQTTYECLMQAIDSVKPGIRYRELGNIIQKHAQANGFSVVRSYCGHGIHRLFHTAPNVPHYAKNKAVGVMKPGHVFTIEPMICEGGWQDETWPDGWTAVTRDGKRSAQFEHTLLVTETGCEILTRRLEDNGRAHFISQM; from the exons GAATGTTTCAAAGGGAGCTGGGGGTCTCACAAGTTGCTGCACAAAAAAGCAA aggaggacaggagccAGAATGAACCTAAGAACTGTGTGGAAAAAGACATCAACACAGATCCATGGCCGGGCTATCGCTACACAGGAAAACTGCGCCCTCACTACCCGCTG ACGCCAATGAGGCCTGTGCCTGGTGACATCCAAAGACCTGACTACGCCGATCATCCCCGAG GGATGTCTGAGTCAGAGCAGTCACTGAAGGGGACGTCACAGATCAAGATCCTCTCTCCTGAGGACATTGAGGGCATGAGAGTGGTgtgcaag CTGGCTCGAGAAGTCCTGGACATTGCAGCTATGATGGTGAAACCTGGTGTTACCACCGAAGAAATCGACCATACTGTGCATCTG gCTTGCACAGCAAGGAACTGCTACCCTTCCCCTCTCAactactacaatttccccaaaTCCTGCTGCACGTCTGTCAACGAAGTCATCTGCCATGGCATTCCAGACAGAAGACCGCTGCAGGAAGGAGATATCCTCAACG TGGACATCACCGTCTATCACAACGGTTTCCATGGCGACCTCAACGAAACCTTCTTTGTGGGAGACGTGGACGAAGGAGGCAAGAAGCTGGTCCAGACCACATATGAATGCCTTATGCAAGCCATCGACTCTG TGAAGCCTGGCATACGCTACAGAGAACTGGGCAACATCATCCAGAAGCACGCCCAGGCCAATGGCTTCTCTGTAGTGCGGAGCTACTGTGGCCACGGCATCCACAGACTTTTCCACACTGCTCCAAACGTGCCACACTATGCCA aaaacaaagcagttgGAGTTATGAAACCTGGCCATGTGTTCACCATTGAGCCCATGATATGTGAAG GTGGCTGGCAGGATGAGACGTGGCCCGACGGCTGGACGGCGGTGACCCGGGATGGAAAGCGCTCGGCTCAGTTCGAACACACTCTGCTGGTGACGGAGACGGGCTGTGAGATCCTCACCCGCCGCCTGGAGGACAACGGACGCGCCCATTTCATCAGCCAAATGTAG